The Spirosoma sp. SC4-14 DNA window TGCCGCAACGGAAGATGGGCATCAGTTTACGTTTTCAATCAGCGACAACGGTATTGGCATCGACAAGCAATATTACGATCGGGTGTTTCACATTTTTCAGCGGCTACACGGCCGTAATGAATATTCGGGTACCGGAATCGGACTGGCTACCTGCAAAAAAGTAGTTGAGATTTATGGTGGCAATATCTGGCTGGAAAGTACCGTTGGTGTTGGTACTACGTTTTATTTTACCATTCCTAAAGTAATCAAAACGGTACATCAGTATGCCCAGGCCGATTCATTGTATTCTTTTAATTGACGATGACCCCGACGACAATTACCTGCATCAGCTCGTTATAGAAGAGTCTGGCCTCTGTGAGGTGGTGAAGGTGGCTGAAACCGGTGTAAAAGGGTTGGCGTATCTACGTCAAACCAATGACCCCGACTATATCCGTCCCGATTTAATTTTGCTGGATATTAATATGCCTGGCCTGAACGGTTTCGAATTTCTGGAACAATACGGCCAGTTAGACGAATCGCTGCGCAGCAGCCTGGTTTTATTGATGTTAACAACATCCGTAAATCCTGCCGATTCGAAACGGGTAGCTCAGGTGCCTAACCTGAAAGGGTATCTTCCGAAACCGCTTACTCTGGAAAACCTGCAAAAGATTGTTAATCAGTATTTCAACAACACGCCGGAACTATCGTAATCGCTCAAAATAACAATGGGCTAACCAGAAATCTGAGCCAGAAACTGCTTCAGTTGTTCCTGGTCTATATCAATCTCGATGCGTTTATGCGGATTTGTGAAGCCCGCTACAATTGTTACGGCCGATTTGGCAATACCAAGCTGTTTGGCCAGAAAATCGACCAGATAGGCATTGGCTTTACCGTCTTGAGCGGGAGCCTTGATTTTTATAGTCAGTTGCCCGGCAGCATCATAAAATAACTGATCAACTTTGCTGCCGGGTTTTACTTTCAGGTGGAGTGTCAAGGGTTAAATCGTCACCTTATAATTCAGTTGAATTTCATCGCCCGTCATACCGCGAAACCCCCAGTTAGGGGCCGGGCTTTCCAGAATGCAGATTTCCAGATCCGTTACGGCCAGATTGAACGCCGGGCAAATACGTTCGTAGAGCAGATGAATCAGTTTCTTTTTAGTCTCGACCGTTCGGCCTTCCATCATCATAAATTCCAGAATCACATAACGCTCCGAAGCCGTTTCCGGTCGAAAAAAGTCTTCTGGCTCCAGGTAAAAAAAACGATGTGCCCGCTTGTTCTGCGGAAACTGAAGCGCATCGACCACACACGAATGAACCACCTCCGATAAGCGATCGCGGATGGGCTGCAAATGCGCCCGCACACCGTATAGTTTCACCTGGCTCATGCGGGTTGTTTTAGTTGGCTGGCCAGGATTGCAATGCCTTCTTCAAAACTATGCGGATCGTAGCCCAGAACGGCACGCGATTTGTCCAGAATAAAGCCTGTACGGGGCGGCCGCCGGGCAACCTGCGTAAACGTTGAGGCATCGGCCCTGGCAATCAGCGATTTGTCGAGCCCGAAATAGTCGGCCGTTTTGATGGCCATTTCGTAAGGCGTCAACACTTCTTTTCCCGAGATGTTAAAAATCCCTTCGGCTTCCTGGTCGGCAATCAGATAGCAGCCCATTGCCAGGTCTTCGGCCAGGGTTGGGCTACGCCACTGGTCGGTTACAACCTTAATGTTTTTACCATCTTCCAGCGATTTCTTTACCCACAAAATAATGTTGCTACGACTCATGTCGTGTGCAATACCATACACCAGCACAGTACGGGCAATGGCCCAGCGCAAATTAGAGTGCCGAACGGCAAACTCGCCAGCCAGTTTGCTCCAGCCATAGAAGCTAATGGGATTACCTTCGGCGGTTTCGTCGTAAGGGCCAGCCGCACCATCGAAAATAAAATCGGTCGATACATGCACCAGGAAAGCATTCGTTGCCTGGCAGGCTTCGATAATGTATTCGACAGCATGAACGTTCTGCGCCCAGCAGTTATCTTTCTGCGTTTCGCACTTATCCACATCCGTCATGGCAGCCCCGTGGATAACTACGTCGGGTCGTACGTCGGCAATGACGTCAAGAACCTGCTGGCGGTCCGTAATATCCATTGACCGGTACGTATAGCCTCCCGAAAACGGCAGACGATTGTCTCCTCTGGCTGTAGCGACGAGTTCGACTTCTGGTTTATCGGCCAGCAACCCAACCAGTTTCTGGCCCAACAACCCATTGGCACCGGTAAGAAGAATGCGTTTCATAAGCGAATGAGTATGCTTAATACTGGTAGTTATACAGTTTAGTAATCTTTTTTTTCTTTATCCAATCGCCCTTCATAGTCATACGGACATCCTTACTGGGGCGATCCATTTCATTACGAGGCTGTTTGGCAATACTATCCACTACGGCAAGGCCATCAATAACCTCGCCAAATACAGTGTAATTACCATCGAGATGGGGCGCTCCGCCGAGGGTTTTATAAACCTGTTTTTGTTGGTCGGTTGGCAGATGCCCTTTTATTCGTTCGATCCGCTCAATTTGCTTTTGTAGTTCTTCATCGGTCCAGACACGGCCCTGCACCACGTAGAACTGGCAACCGCTCGATGCTTTCTCGGGGTTATTGTCACGGGCAGCCGCTAATGCGCCTTTTTTGTGAAAAAGTGTTGGCACAAATTCGGCCGGAACCTTATAGCCCACATCGCCCCGGCCGAGTGGTTCGCCCGGTTGCGCTTTCCGTGAATTAGGGTCGCCCCCCTGAATCATAAATAAAGGAATGACCCGGTGAAAAAGCAGACTGTCGTAGAATTTCTGATCGACCAGTTTGATAAAGTTCTCTTTGTGTTTGGGCGTCTGATCATACAGTACCAGGTGCATAGTACCATAGGGTGTCATAAGCGATACGAGGTAATCTTTTTTCTTGCGGTTTTGCGCCAGTGCCAACGCAGGTATCAATAAAAAAACAAGCAGAAGTTTACGCATGACTAACAAAAAAACGGTGGTAAAATGGCAGCTTAGAGGAATACCCGATTCTGGAAAACATCTTTCAGCCGCTGATCGTGGGTAACCACCACCAAACTTGCCCCTATTTGCTCCGACTGTTCGTGCAACAGTTTTATAACGCGGTTCGTATTTTCATCATCAAGGCTGGAAGTTGGCTCATCGGCCAGAATTGTGTCGGGCTGATTCATTACAGCTCGGGCAATGCTTACCCGCTGTTGTTCGCCCTGGCTAAGCTGATGCGTTTTTTTGTTCAGGTGATCGGCAAAGCCAAGTTGCCCGGCCAGATCGCGCGCGCGATTTTTGTCCTGCGGCTTACCGGCCAGATAGTTCGCCAGCAACAGGTTATCCATCACAGACAAAGCGCTCACAAAATGTGGTTTCTGATACACGATGCCCAGGTGTTTGGCACGAAAGGCTGCGGTTTCGGCCGGGCTCAGTTTCGTCAGATCGGTTTGGTCGATAACGACCGAACCACTTTTGGGGCGAAGCAGCAAAGCCAGCAGGTGAAGAAACGTTGTTTTTCCGGTACCAGAGCGTCCCAGAATCAGAAGAGCTTCGCGATTAGCGCAGGATACATCCGGAAAAGCGAACTGTTTCGCGGGGTCGTATTCGAACGTGAGTTGATTAGTTGCCAGCATGAGATTCGGGCGAGTACTCACAAAAATAGGCAAAAGTTGTAATTTTGGGTGTTTTAGCGGCTGGCAATTAATGGTTCGGAGCTTATGAACCCACTTGAGCATGGCTATGTTGCCATCAGTCCCTAACTACTAATCACTATTCTCTTGAAACGTATCGCCCTGTTTGCTTCGGGTTCGGGCTCCAATGCCGAACAAATTGCTACCTACTTTGCTGCTAATGTTGATGTGGAAATTTCTTTGATTGTTTCCAACAATTCCAAAGCAGGCGTTATTGATCGGGCCCGGCGTCTGCATATTCCGGTATTACTCTTTGATCGGAAAACATTTTATGATACTGATCGTATTAATGAATTACTACAAAAGCAGTCAATCGACCTCATTGTGCTGGCTGGTTTTATGTGGTTAATGCCCGAAGCGATCGTACGGTCTTTTCCGAATCGGATTATCAACATTCATCCGGCTCTGTTACCAAAATTTGGGGGCAAAGGTATGTACGGTCATTTTGTTCACGAAGCTGTTGTGGAAGCAGGCGAAGCCGAATCAGGCATTACGATCCACTATGTAAATGAGCAATACGACGAAGGACAGATTATTTTTCAGGCTTCGTGCGCAGTTTTGCCAACCGATTCGCCAGACGACGTAGCGCGTAGTGTACAGGTTCTCGAACACGCTCACTACCCAAGAATAGTTGCCGAAGTGCTGGCAACCCTTGATCAACCAAAGCCATGAAACAGATCGTTGTTCTATCCTTTATGCTGGTAGTTATGGCCGGATGTTTTAAGCCAGTGCTGTATCTGCAAAACAAAACCCACTATCCGGTCGACGTATTCTACGAAAACCAACGCCCCGAACGGCCGTTTGATCCGTTGGAGGATCTGACGATCAAAGATGAAGTGCCGCTCACGGGTCGCCAATCAGGTAATGGCCGAATGCTCAGCCGGGGCAACGATATGCAACAAAAAGAACTGATGCTGTCGCGGCTAACCGTACAGGCCAAGAAACTTGGTGCCGATGCCTTAGTTGCTGTTAAGTACACTTACTACACATCGGCCACCGAAAACGGCTATGTGATGACAGGGCTGGCCGTTAAGTACAAGAAAGAATATGCAGTGGAGAACTAACGCCAGTCATTTGTCATTGCAGGGCTTTATAACCACGTAGGCATTTTTATCAAAAAGCCCTGTAGGTCATTGGAAATCAACAACTACACTTCCACTACCTGTAGTGTATTGCCATCGGCGCTCAGCGTAGTGTTAAACGTCTGTTCGGGTCGGGATGGAGGTGCCATTTTTACACTGCCATCGATATTGAATTCTCCGCCGTGCCACTGACATACAAAGTCATTCTGACTGGCCCGGTACGAAAGTGGCCCGCCATCGTGTGTGCAATCGTTCAGGAGCGCCACAAACGTGCCCTTGACGGTATTGGCCACCACCACCGCTCCGGCCGTTAGAAACTGTCCTTTGCTTTTCAGTTTGGCATTTTCGGGTTGGGTCAGATCGAGCGAAAAGTTAATCTTACCGGCAACCGGATCGGTGTTTCCTGTCGCCACGGCCTGCGAATTAGTACCATCTACGGGCGATGGCGATACATCGGCCGATTTAGAACAGCCTGAAAAATAAAGAGTTGATAAGGTAGCGGCACTTAAACCCAGGCTACGTAAAAAAGCGGCTCGGCTGATGGATCTGGGAGTGGGATACCCCGCCATAATTGATAAGTCAAGTATAGGCAACAACATAAGACCAATAACGCCTTCGCTGTTGACGTGATTCTTCTGACAAAGATCTCTTTTTCAGAAGAATCAATTATGACCGGAATATTATGATAGCGGCAAAATGAATTAAAAGACACTTAAATTCAGCCGCTTACAGGCAGAAAGAGGGCAATATACTAAACGACATGGCTAATAATAGCAGGCACAGTACTCCAACCATTACCAGCCATGTTGATTATGCTGGTTATTAGTTAACCTCTTCGTAATCGACGTATTCACCACCCGTAAAACGGGAACCGCTATCTTTTTTAGGGCGGCTTTCAACCCGGATTTCGCCCTCCCGGCGGTTTCCACGGCCTTCTCCCGGCCGTTTCTGTTCTTTCACTAGCTGCCGACCTACCAACAGATAAAACACAAACCGGCGGACAGGCGGCACGAACAGAATGATTAAAGTGATGATAAACAGATATTTTAACAGCATGTCGGGTGTCGTTAGTATTTAATTAACGCCGGGGCTGGTCGTTTAGTTTTCTAATCCGGCAAACGGTTTGTAGGAATGTTAACCGGTTTTCTGCTCTGATAAAAACCGGCTATTGTCCATATAAGGCTTTTCCGGCAGCCTCATACTTATCGCCGGCCGACCATTGTGGACGTGTAGGTCGATCAGCAATTAGTCGGGCTGCATGGGCAAATGCCTGACAGAACCGCTGAACGTAATTAAAATCCAGCGATTCAGGATTGTCGATTGCCTGATGGTAATATTTACCAATTGCGGCATCAAAGGACTTAAAGCCAGCCGAAAATGTAGGTGCAGGAACGCCTTTAGCCGCAAAGCTGACATTATCCGAACGGTCGAAAAGCCCCTGTTCGGGCGCTGGTTCGGCAAATACGCTTAAGCCTGCCGATTGGGCACCGGCTTCAATTTCAGCCCTGGCCCCGGTCCGCTCCAGCCCAATCACCGAAACAATAGTTGTATCGTTATAGCCAGCGCCGTCGGAGTTAAGGTCAAAAATGGTTTGTTTCAGTGGAATTAAGGGGTGTTCGGCATAGTACCGACTTCCCAGCAGACCTACTTCTTCGCCTGTTAGCGCCAGCACCAGTATCGACCGCTTCGGGCGTTGCTGCGACAGGGCTTTGGCCGCTTCCAGAATGGCTACCGTTCCGAACGCATTATCCCGCGCTCCATTAAAAATGCTATCGCTGGGCTGATACTGGCTACCGCCCTGTTTGCCAACACCAACATGATCGAAATGAGCCGACAGCATCACATATTCTTCTTTCAACTTCGGATCAGTTCCTTCAATAATACCGGCAACATTGGCCGATGGTGCCGGAGTTCGGGGCCGCCCGGATGTTTGAAGCGATACTGTTTGCCCGGCTTCTTTCAGTTGCTTATACTGATTATTGGTATTATTGACCCACAAATGCGCTACAGGAGCGCTATTACCATCCGTAACAGGCAGGGCAATCTGTTCGCGACTAAAATACTGATTTACAAACCCCCAGGGAATTGATTCGCTATAGAGTTCAAGCACTGCCGCGGCTCCTTTTTGGGCTGCCAGCTTCCGTTTTTCGGCCGAGGCCCGAAAAATTTCGCCCGGCCCTTTGGCTTCCGGCGAACCACCCTGTAGAACCACAATACGCCCTTTCACATCGCGGCCTTTGTAGCCATCGTCGCCATCGGTCAGGCCATAACCGGCATAAACCACTTCGCCCGAAATCCGGGTTGGCTCACCCGCCATCACAACCAGGTCTTTGCCAAGTCGTAACGTATCTGTACCCACTAT harbors:
- a CDS encoding response regulator is translated as MPRPIHCILLIDDDPDDNYLHQLVIEESGLCEVVKVAETGVKGLAYLRQTNDPDYIRPDLILLDINMPGLNGFEFLEQYGQLDESLRSSLVLLMLTTSVNPADSKRVAQVPNLKGYLPKPLTLENLQKIVNQYFNNTPELS
- a CDS encoding DUF167 domain-containing protein, which encodes MTLHLKVKPGSKVDQLFYDAAGQLTIKIKAPAQDGKANAYLVDFLAKQLGIAKSAVTIVAGFTNPHKRIEIDIDQEQLKQFLAQISG
- a CDS encoding tautomerase family protein, with product MSQVKLYGVRAHLQPIRDRLSEVVHSCVVDALQFPQNKRAHRFFYLEPEDFFRPETASERYVILEFMMMEGRTVETKKKLIHLLYERICPAFNLAVTDLEICILESPAPNWGFRGMTGDEIQLNYKVTI
- a CDS encoding SDR family oxidoreductase is translated as MKRILLTGANGLLGQKLVGLLADKPEVELVATARGDNRLPFSGGYTYRSMDITDRQQVLDVIADVRPDVVIHGAAMTDVDKCETQKDNCWAQNVHAVEYIIEACQATNAFLVHVSTDFIFDGAAGPYDETAEGNPISFYGWSKLAGEFAVRHSNLRWAIARTVLVYGIAHDMSRSNIILWVKKSLEDGKNIKVVTDQWRSPTLAEDLAMGCYLIADQEAEGIFNISGKEVLTPYEMAIKTADYFGLDKSLIARADASTFTQVARRPPRTGFILDKSRAVLGYDPHSFEEGIAILASQLKQPA
- a CDS encoding peptidylprolyl isomerase, with the protein product MRKLLLVFLLIPALALAQNRKKKDYLVSLMTPYGTMHLVLYDQTPKHKENFIKLVDQKFYDSLLFHRVIPLFMIQGGDPNSRKAQPGEPLGRGDVGYKVPAEFVPTLFHKKGALAAARDNNPEKASSGCQFYVVQGRVWTDEELQKQIERIERIKGHLPTDQQKQVYKTLGGAPHLDGNYTVFGEVIDGLAVVDSIAKQPRNEMDRPSKDVRMTMKGDWIKKKKITKLYNYQY
- a CDS encoding ATP-binding cassette domain-containing protein; its protein translation is MLATNQLTFEYDPAKQFAFPDVSCANREALLILGRSGTGKTTFLHLLALLLRPKSGSVVIDQTDLTKLSPAETAAFRAKHLGIVYQKPHFVSALSVMDNLLLANYLAGKPQDKNRARDLAGQLGFADHLNKKTHQLSQGEQQRVSIARAVMNQPDTILADEPTSSLDDENTNRVIKLLHEQSEQIGASLVVVTHDQRLKDVFQNRVFL
- the purN gene encoding phosphoribosylglycinamide formyltransferase, which produces MKRIALFASGSGSNAEQIATYFAANVDVEISLIVSNNSKAGVIDRARRLHIPVLLFDRKTFYDTDRINELLQKQSIDLIVLAGFMWLMPEAIVRSFPNRIINIHPALLPKFGGKGMYGHFVHEAVVEAGEAESGITIHYVNEQYDEGQIIFQASCAVLPTDSPDDVARSVQVLEHAHYPRIVAEVLATLDQPKP
- a CDS encoding Rieske 2Fe-2S domain-containing protein produces the protein MAGYPTPRSISRAAFLRSLGLSAATLSTLYFSGCSKSADVSPSPVDGTNSQAVATGNTDPVAGKINFSLDLTQPENAKLKSKGQFLTAGAVVVANTVKGTFVALLNDCTHDGGPLSYRASQNDFVCQWHGGEFNIDGSVKMAPPSRPEQTFNTTLSADGNTLQVVEV
- a CDS encoding DUF4834 domain-containing protein, producing MLLKYLFIITLIILFVPPVRRFVFYLLVGRQLVKEQKRPGEGRGNRREGEIRVESRPKKDSGSRFTGGEYVDYEEVN
- a CDS encoding M20/M25/M40 family metallo-hydrolase, translated to MQTYSFVAVLAGLALITASVQAQPRTTRSTTARSGATASKLPEFSITKAEVEAQTRFLASDELQGRRTGEIGNQIAARYIAEQFRQLGLKTPPGQNDYLQTIALERVKAASKATLIVGTDTLRLGKDLVVMAGEPTRISGEVVYAGYGLTDGDDGYKGRDVKGRIVVLQGGSPEAKGPGEIFRASAEKRKLAAQKGAAAVLELYSESIPWGFVNQYFSREQIALPVTDGNSAPVAHLWVNNTNNQYKQLKEAGQTVSLQTSGRPRTPAPSANVAGIIEGTDPKLKEEYVMLSAHFDHVGVGKQGGSQYQPSDSIFNGARDNAFGTVAILEAAKALSQQRPKRSILVLALTGEEVGLLGSRYYAEHPLIPLKQTIFDLNSDGAGYNDTTIVSVIGLERTGARAEIEAGAQSAGLSVFAEPAPEQGLFDRSDNVSFAAKGVPAPTFSAGFKSFDAAIGKYYHQAIDNPESLDFNYVQRFCQAFAHAARLIADRPTRPQWSAGDKYEAAGKALYGQ